A region of the Pseudoprevotella muciniphila genome:
GAAAAGTTGTTTCACAGATAGTCGTTGCTTTGTCCTACGTTGTATCTGACATCATGAAGTGCTCTCAGTGCGTTGAGCAGTGCCTGCCCCCACGTCAACCGAAATTCTGTGCTTGCCTCATGCAGTGCCACCTGCATGGCTTCGTCGTATCCTTCTCTGAAGATTTCCACGAGGTCGCGCAGAGACTGATAGATGTCTGCCAGATTTTCGCTGACGGTACACAGAATGGGTTGTTCTGAGAATTTAAAGTCGGCAACATGCACTTCGAGGAAGTCGTCCATTTCCTGCATTATTGCTGCCACATTGTTTCTGACGAAATTATAGTCTTCTTCTGTCACTTTGGGGTCGTTATACCCCTCTTCCTCGGGCACATCTCCGAGCATTGACATCTTGAGATATATCATCGGCAGTATATTACACATCACGTCTACAAACTCATCGCGACTGATACCCTGACTCTGCTCAAGACACCTGCAATACTCCGTAGATATAGTGATCAGGTCGATTACCTTCTGTGAATACAAATTTTCGCTCATTACGGATGAATTATTCTGAATTTCGTTGCAAAGTTACGTTTTCATGTTGAAGTTTGCAAATGTGGAACTTGGGTATCAGGAGTGCTTGCTGTGTTAAATGGTTTCATTTGAAACGAACCGCCAAGAAGTGCATTATCAGCGGTTTTACGAGATTTTGAATAGTAATAGTTCATTGTTTTGAAGGTCAAACATGTTGAAAAAGTTTCATTTCAAATAGTTTTCTCTATTTTTGCACCCAATTTGAAAAGAATGATCAGAAAAATCAAGCGTAACTGGTTTGTGCCAAAAGACCGTGAACTGACGGAATTTGACAAGCGCATTCTGAGATACCAGAATCGCGGAAAGTTGGTTCCTACCCCCCACCTTATTAAAAATAAGGAGCAAATAGAGGGTATTCGTCGTAGCGGTGTCGTAAACACAGGAGTGTTAGATCTCATTGAGGCGGAAATTCATGCCGGCATGAGTACAGCAGAGATAGACAAACTGGTTTACGACTACACGACTTCGCATGGTGCCATACCTGCCCCACTTAACTATGAGGGTTTTCCTAAGAGTGTATGTACGAGCGTGAACGAAGTGGTATGTCATGGCATCCCGAGCGAAGAAGAAATTCTCGAGGAGGGCGACATCATCAACGTTGACGTTTCAACCATACTGGATGGTTTTTTCAGCGATGCCTCGCGCATGTACATCATTGGGAAGACCAGTCCTAAGAAGGAGAAACTGGTGCGTGTGGCTAAGGAATGTCTTGAGATTGGTGCCCGTGCCATCAAGCCATGGGGCTTTATTGGTAACATCGGCAAAGCCATTCAAAAACATGCGCACAAGAATGGTTTCAGTGTGGTACGCGACTTGTGCGGTCATGGTGTAGGGCTTGAATTCCACGAAGACC
Encoded here:
- a CDS encoding DUF5063 domain-containing protein yields the protein MSENLYSQKVIDLITISTEYCRCLEQSQGISRDEFVDVMCNILPMIYLKMSMLGDVPEEEGYNDPKVTEEDYNFVRNNVAAIMQEMDDFLEVHVADFKFSEQPILCTVSENLADIYQSLRDLVEIFREGYDEAMQVALHEASTEFRLTWGQALLNALRALHDVRYNVGQSNDYL
- the map gene encoding type I methionyl aminopeptidase, with the protein product MIRKIKRNWFVPKDRELTEFDKRILRYQNRGKLVPTPHLIKNKEQIEGIRRSGVVNTGVLDLIEAEIHAGMSTAEIDKLVYDYTTSHGAIPAPLNYEGFPKSVCTSVNEVVCHGIPSEEEILEEGDIINVDVSTILDGFFSDASRMYIIGKTSPKKEKLVRVAKECLEIGARAIKPWGFIGNIGKAIQKHAHKNGFSVVRDLCGHGVGLEFHEDPEVVHYNDHHDGMLIVPGMVFTIEPMINMGTWEVFIDEEDGWTVVTDDELPSAQWEHTFLVTENGYEILTH